A region from the Cygnus olor isolate bCygOlo1 chromosome 24, bCygOlo1.pri.v2, whole genome shotgun sequence genome encodes:
- the AHCYL1 gene encoding S-adenosylhomocysteine hydrolase-like protein 1, protein MSVPEPAGGEEAKQAKEAEDAEKYSFMATVTKAPKKQIQFADDMQEFTKFPTKTGRRSLSRSISQSSTDSYSSAASYTDSSDDEVSPREKQQTNSKGSSNFCVKNIKQAEFGRREIEIAEQDMSALISLRKRAQGEKPLAGAKIVGCTHITAQTAVLIETLCALGAQCRWSACNIYSTQNEVAAALAEAGVAVFAWKGESEDDFWWCIDRCVNVEGWQANMILDDGGDLTHWVYKKYPNIFKKIRGIVEESVTGVHRLYQLSKAGKLCVPAMNVNDSVTKQKFDNLYCCRESILDGLKRTTDVMFGGKQVVVCGYGEVGKGCCAALKALGAIVYVTEIDPICALQACMDGFRVVKLSEVIRQVDVVITCTGNKNVVTREHLDRMKNSCIVCNMGHSNTEIDVTSLRTPELTWERVRSQVDHVIWPDGKRVVLLAEGRLLNLSCSTVPTFVLSITATTQALALIELYNAPEGRYKQDVYLLPKKMDEYVASLHLPSFDAHLTELTDDQAKYLGLNKNGPFKPNYYRY, encoded by the exons CAAATccagtttgcagatgacatgcAGGAGTTCACCAAGTTCCCGACCAAGACTGGCCGCCGGTCCCTGTCCCGCTCCATCTCGCAGTCTTCCACAGACAGCTACAGCTCTG CTGCCTCCTACACAGACAGCTCTGATGATGAGGTGTCCCCCCGTGAGAAGCAGCAAACCAActccaaaggcagcagcaattTCTGTGTGAAGAACATCAAGCAGGCAGAGTTTGGACGCCGGGAGATTGAGATCGCCGAGCAGG acaTGTCTGCTCTGATTTCACTCAGGAAGCGAGCTCAAGGGGAGAAGCCTTTGGCTGGAGCTAAAATTGTAGGCTGTACACACATTACAGCACAGACTGCG GTGCTGATCGAGACGCTGTGTGCGCTGGGAGCGCAGTGCCGCTGGTCTGCCTGTAACATCTACTCCACCCAGAACGAGGTGGCGGCCGCCTTGGCAGAAGCAG GTGTTGCTGTGTTTGCCTGGAAAGGGGAGTCAGAGGATGACTTCTGGTGGTGCATTGACCGCTGTGTTAACGTAGAAGGCTGGCAGGCCAACATG ATTCTGGATGATGGTGGGGACCTGACCCATTGGGTTTATAAGAAGTATCCCAACATATTCAAGAAGATTCGAGGGATTGTGGAGGAGAGTGTGACTGGTGTGCACAG GCTGTACCAGCTCTCCAAGGCCGGGAAGCTCTGTGTCCCAGCCATGAACGTGAATGACTCTGTCACCAAACAGAAATTCGACAACCTGTATTGCTGCCGGGAATCCATCCTGGATGG CCTGAAGAGGACCACAGATGTGATGTTTGGAGGAAAGCAAGTGGTGGTTTGTGGCTATGGGGAG GTCGGCAAgggatgctgtgctgctctgaaagCCCTGGGAGCGATAGTCTACGTGACAGAGATCGACCCCATCTGTGCTCTCCAGGCCTG CATGGATGGGTTTCGTGTGGTGAAGCTGAGTGAAGTAATCCGTCAGGTCGACGTCGTCATCACCTGCACAG GAAACAAGAATGTTGTGACCAGAGAACACCTGGATCGGATGAAAAACAGCTGCATTGTGTGCAACATGGGCCACTCCAACACGGAAATCGATGTG aCCAGCCTCCGGACCCCCGAGCTGACCTGGGAGCGGGTCCGCTCCCAAGTGGACCACGTCATCTGGCCGGACGGGAAGCgggtggtgctgctggctgag GGCCGTCTTCTCAACCTGAGCTGCTCCACGGTTCCCACCTTTGTCCTCTCCATCACGGCCACCACTCAG GCTCTGGCTCTGATTGAGCTTTACAATGCTCCCGAGGGCCGCTACAAGCAGGACGTGTACCTGCTGCCGAAGAAGATGG ACGAGTACGTTGCCAGCTTGCACCTGCCTTCGTTTGATGCCCACCTGACGGAACTGACGGATGATCAGGCAAAATACCTGGGACTCAACAAAAACGGGCCTTTCAAACCCAACTACTACAG ATACTGA